In the Longimicrobiales bacterium genome, one interval contains:
- a CDS encoding AAA family ATPase, with the protein MLTLIFARASRRISRGEAIWLMWEADDKPGTRHRLRQLLHGIRKKAGQPAVSSEGDLLRPHPTATSDVQSFEACLARGALSEAARLASRRLGGTLARCPSREFEDWLSARHAGLTRKLGGVAAAAWDTSLEKIDWNAANDAADALVRVHTNDPSAIAKQIEARARVGRTAAAESSYADYLGTLSVDEESAPELVALIDRVRSLDLDPSGSGIRVVRDVPLVGRDEPLEIAREVLSGATSDRFERIVVHGEPGIGKSRFLEEVRRDAALGGFRCLTAQPVELEQAIGLNPIIDALREIDVQPHLDALGEPWKAVIASVLPEHATDGPPADIPPIQESSLSRRLMEAFWMLLDRIAANEPLLLIIDDIQWADPTTLALLRFIERRWASGTMVLLCALRPELVRENKPLQSFLDGVNPGHGTDIHLNELSDEDAKRLIRQVTGESLDEHGETYLRQLAGNHPFYLTELGKDHLSGRLHLPAHRLDAIPVPMSVQQIFEARIVHLSADAIRLASMLAVRARSMRLRELSEVTDRGLDECTDLVEALQKWHLVEVERDSVRISHELFRSTLYRRLSETRRALIHGRIALHLEATGSGDVVGELAIHYARAGESEKAVQFAQIAAQEALSTGAITAAAQYFEVVVTNTDDAAERANATGELGRTLHMDRQIERANAMLEVAAMRLRDVGNSHQARRMDIRRVEGLSELGALPVEDLVERLGVVKMEAEAEEDWEAVALGLDAELHLLNRQGDITGIRGLFEEMSRTGEAGSPAAACLCSAGLALSTLFGGRSDALERAYEAVAIAEENALSDHLLWAQCRLILILHYQGRLASIESSSLVQRARLLAQRSGDRFLRTVIEANSAVFALDVGDLDRAEAFLNRSNELLAGADLRHLNLNQVINEAELAYCRGEFESARDRFLAAEALWEPPLPRHVLNVVHAGLGLCDLETGSLSQASKRLNQISADPPIWHYDPCMVLYFRARMEAKRGRVDSALDILQRHQPGLFPRMTTAWLKLRWRECQLRKRAGLPPARDRVAEALQVARALSLGNRAQQFEAFIGNYSAT; encoded by the coding sequence GTGCTCACGTTGATCTTCGCCCGGGCCAGTCGACGTATTTCTCGAGGCGAAGCGATCTGGCTCATGTGGGAAGCCGATGACAAGCCCGGGACGCGGCATCGTCTAAGGCAGCTTCTACATGGTATCCGGAAGAAGGCGGGCCAACCCGCGGTGTCTTCCGAAGGGGACCTGCTCCGCCCACATCCAACGGCCACATCGGACGTACAATCGTTCGAGGCATGCCTAGCACGCGGCGCACTGAGCGAAGCCGCCCGACTCGCGAGTCGGCGTCTTGGTGGAACCCTAGCCAGGTGTCCCAGCCGCGAGTTCGAAGACTGGTTGAGTGCACGGCACGCGGGGCTCACCCGCAAACTCGGCGGCGTAGCTGCTGCCGCGTGGGACACGAGTTTGGAAAAAATCGATTGGAACGCAGCCAACGACGCAGCGGATGCGCTAGTACGTGTGCATACAAACGATCCGTCCGCGATCGCTAAGCAGATCGAGGCGAGAGCACGTGTCGGACGTACGGCTGCAGCCGAGTCAAGCTACGCGGACTACTTAGGGACTCTCTCCGTCGATGAGGAGTCAGCCCCTGAGCTGGTGGCTTTGATTGATCGGGTGCGCAGCTTGGACCTCGATCCGTCTGGCTCAGGCATCAGAGTGGTTCGGGATGTCCCCCTGGTCGGAAGAGACGAGCCACTTGAGATCGCGCGAGAGGTGTTGTCAGGGGCCACCTCAGACCGCTTCGAACGCATAGTTGTTCACGGCGAGCCCGGTATCGGGAAGAGTCGCTTTCTTGAAGAAGTGCGCCGAGATGCTGCCCTAGGTGGCTTCCGCTGCCTAACGGCCCAACCGGTCGAACTTGAACAAGCCATCGGACTTAATCCCATCATTGATGCTCTGCGCGAGATAGATGTACAGCCTCATCTCGACGCCCTGGGTGAGCCGTGGAAGGCCGTCATCGCATCAGTGCTCCCCGAGCACGCCACCGACGGCCCTCCGGCTGACATCCCTCCGATTCAGGAAAGCAGTCTGTCTCGGCGACTCATGGAGGCTTTCTGGATGCTGCTTGATCGCATCGCAGCGAACGAGCCTCTGCTGCTCATCATCGACGACATTCAGTGGGCAGACCCAACGACGTTGGCGCTCCTTCGATTCATCGAACGTAGGTGGGCATCCGGGACGATGGTGTTGCTTTGTGCCTTGCGCCCGGAACTCGTGCGAGAGAACAAACCGCTTCAGTCTTTTCTCGACGGCGTGAACCCAGGCCACGGGACTGACATCCACTTGAATGAGCTTTCCGATGAGGACGCCAAGAGGCTCATCCGCCAGGTCACCGGGGAGAGCCTGGACGAACACGGTGAGACCTATCTCCGGCAGCTCGCTGGCAACCACCCTTTCTACCTCACAGAACTCGGGAAAGATCATCTGTCCGGCCGCCTGCATCTGCCCGCGCACAGGCTAGACGCCATTCCTGTGCCCATGTCCGTTCAGCAGATATTCGAAGCACGGATCGTTCATCTGTCGGCGGACGCGATCAGACTCGCATCAATGCTCGCCGTGAGAGCCCGATCGATGCGCCTCCGGGAACTCAGCGAAGTGACCGACCGTGGACTCGACGAGTGTACCGACCTCGTGGAAGCCCTACAGAAATGGCATCTGGTTGAGGTCGAACGCGATTCGGTACGCATCTCCCATGAATTGTTTCGGAGCACACTGTACCGGCGTCTGAGCGAGACACGACGTGCGTTGATCCACGGTCGCATCGCACTTCATCTTGAGGCAACCGGCTCCGGAGATGTAGTCGGGGAACTGGCCATTCACTATGCACGGGCCGGCGAGAGCGAAAAGGCGGTTCAGTTCGCTCAGATCGCAGCACAGGAAGCGCTCAGCACCGGGGCCATCACCGCGGCAGCCCAGTACTTCGAAGTAGTCGTAACGAATACAGACGACGCAGCGGAAAGGGCCAACGCAACCGGCGAGCTAGGACGCACTCTCCACATGGATCGGCAAATAGAACGAGCAAACGCGATGCTCGAGGTTGCTGCCATGCGGCTCCGCGACGTGGGGAACAGCCACCAGGCCAGACGAATGGACATCCGGCGTGTCGAGGGGCTATCAGAGCTCGGAGCCTTGCCCGTGGAAGACCTGGTGGAAAGACTCGGGGTGGTGAAGATGGAGGCGGAGGCCGAAGAAGACTGGGAGGCGGTCGCGCTGGGGTTGGATGCTGAGCTGCACCTGTTGAATCGCCAAGGCGACATCACCGGGATCCGGGGCCTTTTTGAGGAAATGTCTAGGACCGGGGAAGCCGGTTCCCCGGCCGCAGCATGTCTGTGCAGTGCGGGACTGGCACTAAGTACGCTGTTTGGTGGACGTTCAGACGCCCTTGAGAGGGCCTACGAAGCCGTCGCAATAGCCGAAGAAAACGCCTTGAGCGATCACCTTCTCTGGGCACAGTGCCGCCTCATTCTCATTCTCCACTACCAGGGACGCCTCGCTTCTATCGAGTCGAGTTCGTTGGTTCAGCGAGCCAGGCTCCTGGCACAGCGCAGCGGAGATCGATTCCTGAGAACCGTGATTGAAGCCAACTCGGCCGTCTTCGCACTCGACGTAGGTGACCTCGACCGTGCAGAGGCATTCCTCAATCGTTCTAATGAACTGCTCGCCGGAGCTGACCTTCGTCACCTCAACCTCAATCAGGTCATCAACGAGGCAGAACTGGCGTATTGTCGCGGAGAGTTTGAATCCGCCCGCGATAGATTTCTCGCTGCAGAAGCTCTTTGGGAACCGCCACTACCAAGACACGTGCTTAACGTGGTACACGCAGGGTTGGGCCTGTGTGATCTCGAAACTGGTTCATTGAGCCAAGCCTCAAAACGACTCAATCAGATCTCAGCTGACCCGCCCATCTGGCATTACGATCCGTGTATGGTGCTCTACTTTCGGGCTCGCATGGAGGCTAAGCGGGGCAGAGTCGACTCGGCCCTAGATATCCTTCAGCGTCACCAGCCGGGCTTGTTCCCAAGAATGACAACGGCTTGGCTCAAGCTTCGGTGGCGCGAGTGTCAGCTTCGTAAACGAGCCGGTCTTCCTCCTGCACGAGACCGCGTCGCCGAAGCGCTCCAAGTCGCACGTGCACTCAGCCTTGGCAACCGCGCCCAGCAGTTTGAAGCTTTCATTGGGAACTACTCAGCCACCTGA
- a CDS encoding HD-GYP domain-containing protein, whose product MRLSPVTWYVTAICAAAVVCVAVQDWSVFATFSAQDYWGFGTLVLLGLAAEQQALDIKVGGNSSGHSIAFLPLLTIVFLFGSAPGVLFWIIGGPVAEYVIRRKQALRANFNIGQYVLSTAVAGLAFDFLSGDALALNPAVTSGLILKQLGPFVLFGVIFLVVNNTSVAGVIALSQGVSFQRTWRDLVGISGANVLLDMLIAPIAIAVAALYMQIGAVGLLLAILPLFFIRFSYQTQQKLSLANADLLKALVKAIDTRDPYTSGHSVRVSYLAKRIAEELGLPAARVERIETAALLHDIGKIEAVYSEILAKPASLTHEERAIIESHVTRGEELLRNLSSVPTEVVKAVRHHHEREDGAGYPDGLLGDEIPLGAKIIVACDSIDAMLSDRPYRDALPVSVVREQLHKHAGQQFDHRVVRAVMDSDLLGDYAEVMAMSMDGLVPELEARAAVRPLRATTGGYSHGRGNRAVS is encoded by the coding sequence ATGCGTCTATCTCCCGTCACGTGGTACGTCACAGCGATCTGTGCTGCGGCCGTGGTTTGCGTGGCTGTACAGGACTGGTCGGTGTTTGCGACGTTTTCTGCACAGGATTATTGGGGGTTTGGGACCCTTGTTCTCTTGGGCTTAGCGGCGGAACAGCAAGCCCTTGATATCAAAGTGGGCGGAAATTCCAGCGGTCACTCGATCGCGTTTCTCCCACTGCTCACGATCGTGTTCTTGTTTGGTTCAGCCCCGGGCGTGTTGTTCTGGATCATTGGCGGTCCGGTTGCTGAGTACGTCATTCGCCGGAAGCAAGCGCTACGCGCGAATTTTAACATCGGGCAATACGTGCTTTCGACTGCGGTCGCTGGGTTGGCATTCGACTTTCTCAGCGGTGACGCTCTCGCGTTGAATCCTGCCGTGACATCGGGTCTGATTCTCAAACAGCTGGGCCCGTTCGTGCTCTTCGGAGTGATCTTCTTGGTGGTCAACAACACCTCGGTCGCCGGAGTCATCGCCCTTAGTCAGGGGGTGTCATTCCAGCGTACCTGGCGTGATCTGGTTGGGATATCGGGTGCCAATGTCCTGCTCGACATGCTGATCGCCCCGATCGCGATCGCCGTTGCAGCTCTTTACATGCAGATCGGAGCGGTCGGGTTGTTGTTGGCGATTCTACCGCTGTTTTTTATCCGGTTTTCATACCAGACTCAGCAAAAGCTATCCCTGGCCAATGCCGACCTGCTCAAGGCGTTGGTGAAGGCGATTGATACACGAGACCCGTATACCTCCGGTCACTCGGTCCGCGTCTCCTACCTGGCGAAGCGGATCGCCGAAGAACTCGGACTTCCTGCCGCGCGTGTCGAGAGGATCGAAACCGCAGCCCTGCTCCATGACATTGGGAAGATCGAGGCGGTGTACTCCGAGATTCTTGCGAAACCAGCCTCCCTTACCCACGAAGAGAGGGCGATCATCGAGTCACACGTCACGCGTGGCGAGGAGCTTCTCAGGAACCTGTCTTCGGTTCCAACTGAGGTCGTAAAGGCTGTACGCCATCACCACGAACGAGAGGACGGGGCTGGGTATCCGGACGGGCTCTTGGGTGATGAGATTCCGCTTGGCGCCAAGATTATCGTGGCCTGTGACTCCATCGACGCGATGCTCTCGGATCGACCCTATCGAGACGCTCTGCCGGTGTCGGTGGTCCGCGAGCAGCTTCACAAACACGCAGGCCAGCAATTTGATCACCGAGTGGTCCGTGCTGTTATGGACTCTGACCTGCTGGGTGACTACGCCGAAGTCATGGCCATGAGTATGGATGGTCTTGTGCCTGAGCTGGAGGCAAGGGCTGCGGTGCGTCCCTTGAGAGCAACCACCGGAGGATATTCCCACGGTCGCGGTAACCGCGCCGTGTCATAG
- a CDS encoding alkaline phosphatase family protein, with protein MKSRFLPLGLLLTAVTIGATAARAQDGNSPTLVVMVSVDQFRGDLIDRYKSAFSGGLRRFLDEGYRFTSASHAHAVTHTAAGHATLSTGVFPSRSGIVANSWSHRTGSVWNPMYAVEDLDSPILGFEQVQGLPGRSPKNLMRTGLADWMRAQDSDARTFSVSSKDRSAITMAGQTDSNVFWLVPQLARFVTSTHYANSYPGWLNRFNEEVMPGIVAETVWESLASPELQRLARADAATYEGDKEHTSFPHLSSQEGGAAGPQGHNAWALLHSPADDAVIALAKAGLDEFDLGQRGNVDYLAIALSATDYVGHEYGPFSQEQLSNLINVDRLLGDFFDYLDQQVGEGNWVAGISADHGVATPPEAAQAMGNMEAERFDPGMKQAAVSQVFQEVSREGGSPEETADRAAQLLEERGVVEKAYTHHDLTRGELADSFAVMFRNSHYPGRAHRPLSPYGLEYRFGDGDLVSYRTGTTHGTPYWYDRWVPFMLMGAGVARGSSDSAAYTVDMAPTLAALAGIRAPDDLDGRAIYPR; from the coding sequence ATGAAGAGCAGATTCCTTCCGCTGGGACTCCTTCTTACCGCCGTCACTATTGGCGCGACAGCCGCTCGTGCGCAGGATGGGAACAGCCCGACACTCGTTGTTATGGTGTCGGTGGATCAGTTCCGGGGCGACTTGATCGATCGTTACAAGTCGGCGTTTTCGGGCGGACTCCGACGTTTTCTAGACGAGGGATACCGCTTCACGAGTGCTTCGCACGCTCATGCTGTGACGCACACGGCGGCCGGCCATGCCACGCTTTCGACCGGTGTGTTCCCTTCCCGATCCGGCATCGTGGCCAATTCCTGGTCCCATCGAACCGGGAGTGTTTGGAACCCGATGTATGCGGTGGAGGACCTCGACAGTCCTATCCTCGGCTTCGAACAGGTTCAGGGGTTGCCGGGACGATCGCCGAAGAATTTGATGCGCACCGGTTTGGCGGACTGGATGCGGGCGCAAGATTCGGACGCGCGAACTTTCTCAGTGTCGTCGAAGGATCGCTCCGCGATCACGATGGCAGGTCAGACGGACTCCAACGTCTTCTGGTTGGTGCCGCAGCTGGCCCGCTTCGTCACCTCCACACACTACGCGAACAGCTATCCTGGCTGGCTCAACCGCTTCAACGAAGAAGTGATGCCAGGCATCGTCGCCGAAACGGTGTGGGAGTCCTTGGCTTCACCTGAGCTCCAGCGCTTGGCCCGTGCGGACGCAGCCACGTACGAGGGAGACAAAGAGCACACGTCCTTCCCCCACCTCTCTTCGCAAGAAGGCGGTGCCGCCGGACCCCAAGGGCACAACGCCTGGGCACTCCTTCATTCTCCGGCGGACGACGCGGTCATCGCATTGGCCAAAGCCGGACTCGATGAGTTCGATCTGGGCCAGCGGGGCAACGTCGACTACCTGGCCATCGCATTGTCCGCCACGGACTACGTGGGGCACGAGTACGGGCCGTTCAGTCAGGAACAGCTATCGAACCTGATTAATGTGGACCGGCTCCTTGGGGACTTCTTCGACTATCTGGACCAGCAAGTGGGGGAGGGCAACTGGGTCGCCGGTATCTCAGCTGACCATGGTGTCGCTACGCCTCCCGAGGCCGCGCAGGCGATGGGGAACATGGAGGCGGAGCGTTTCGACCCCGGAATGAAACAGGCTGCGGTGTCTCAGGTCTTCCAAGAGGTGTCGCGGGAGGGGGGCAGCCCGGAAGAGACCGCAGATCGGGCGGCACAGCTCCTGGAGGAGCGCGGTGTGGTGGAGAAGGCGTATACGCATCACGACCTGACGCGGGGTGAACTGGCCGACTCGTTTGCGGTCATGTTTCGGAATTCGCACTACCCGGGGCGGGCGCATCGTCCGTTGTCACCCTACGGCCTAGAATACCGTTTTGGCGATGGTGATCTCGTGTCCTATCGCACCGGTACCACCCACGGAACACCGTATTGGTACGACCGATGGGTGCCCTTCATGCTCATGGGCGCCGGTGTGGCGCGTGGATCCTCTGATTCCGCGGCGTACACCGTAGATATGGCGCCAACACTCGCTGCTCTGGCAGGTATCCGAGCGCCAGACGATTTGGATGGAAGAGCGATCTATCCCAGGTAG
- a CDS encoding polysaccharide biosynthesis/export family protein encodes MTKFIASLFGRAFGAVCLVAAMVQPVVGQQVTSNYQLRSGDKVTLTLYAGSGEEIQQLRGERIINRTGNIFLPLIGPTQVAGTDQEGIRTLVQSLYSDYYSDHVVQAKVELNVSVSGSVRDAGQYFVSPTATIIDAINAAGGMTSEVTTGGYSIPSDQSRVRLVRDGVTSILNLRPDDISLENLRMPIQSGDWIHVPNRTRSRVRDEIQFWSIFLGLITNVAAIIVLIGR; translated from the coding sequence GTGACTAAATTCATCGCTTCATTGTTTGGAAGGGCCTTTGGGGCCGTGTGTTTGGTGGCTGCGATGGTGCAGCCGGTAGTGGGTCAGCAAGTGACGTCAAATTACCAGCTCCGTTCAGGAGACAAGGTGACGCTCACCCTCTACGCAGGCTCCGGCGAAGAAATCCAGCAGTTGAGGGGAGAGAGGATCATCAACCGGACGGGGAACATTTTTCTGCCACTTATTGGCCCCACGCAGGTTGCGGGAACCGACCAAGAGGGAATTCGTACGCTCGTTCAGAGCCTATACTCAGATTACTACAGCGATCACGTTGTGCAGGCAAAGGTCGAGCTGAACGTCTCCGTCAGTGGTTCGGTGCGGGACGCTGGTCAGTACTTCGTGTCACCCACTGCGACCATCATTGATGCGATCAACGCAGCGGGAGGAATGACGTCTGAAGTGACGACGGGTGGCTACAGCATTCCATCGGACCAAAGCCGCGTTCGTCTTGTCCGAGACGGAGTGACGTCGATCCTCAACCTTCGACCCGACGACATCTCCCTTGAGAACCTCAGGATGCCGATCCAATCCGGTGACTGGATTCATGTGCCCAATCGGACCCGGTCCCGCGTTCGTGACGAGATCCAATTCTGGAGTATCTTCCTCGGCCTCATAACCAACGTAGCCGCGATCATAGTCCTTATCGGACGCTAA